TTGCCCTGCGTTTCAGTGAAGAGCCGCAGCACAGTTTTCTGCAGAGTCGCCGCCGATTTAAAGAGCGCGTCGCGAAACTCATTGAAGTGACCGGGCGAATAGATCGCATCGAATTGTTTGAGGGCTGCTTCAGAATTTTTTAACAGCGGATATATTTTTATTCTGGCATCAAAATCGTGCGCCGGGTTAATCTCAAGAGTTGTCTGCGGCGGCTGCTTCGCAGGTAAAAAGCTCTGCCAGAAGAAACGGGTCTTGTTCGCGACGAGGTGCGGTGAAAACAGCTCAAACTTCTTATCGGCATAAGCGTAAGGGTAGGGATACTTCACACGAATGCCGCCATCAGCATTTTCAAGAATGTGGCGGCGCGTTTTGAACGCCTGCGCCAGAAACTCGAGCGCCTTCTGGTCGCTGCTGGGCCCTGACAAAAACAGCTGCGGAATAAGGTAGCCAAATTCAGACTGCAGCCCGTACAGCGCAAAGACATGCGCGGGTGAATTATCTTCTTTCTGAAAATGCACCACCGCAGGGTAGTCAGGTATGCTGATTGATTCGGTGCGCGCGGCCGGCGTAGACTTTGCATTATTTTGCGAGCAGCTACCATCGGCGGCAATCGTGTTTGCCGCTGGCGCAAAGACGATGGTACACTCTCCGGTCAGTGAAAAACCCGCTGACTCGCTCAGCAGCGAGCGAAACAGACTGCGGCGTTTCTCTTTGTCTGTCGAAGCCTGCCAGCTGAGTGTGAGCGCCTGCGGTCTAGAAAAAGCGTTATCGAGTTCAGTATCCTGCGTTTTGGGGTTTTTCAGGTAAGCCAGCTGATTTGCCAAGGCCTGCGGGTCAGACGCAACCACGAGCAGGCTATCGGTACGCGCTGCGTGCGCGTCTTTTAGCAGCGAGGTTATGACTTGCCCTTTCTTGTTGAGAGCAATGATAAGCACGAAAGATTTTCCCTGCGAACGGTAGAATACCGGCCCATCGGTGATGAGTGAATAAAGATTCCACTGCCACGAGCGCGGCGCGAGAGAAATCAGCCGGTGCAGGTGCGCGGCACCACGCAGCGGGGCTGAGCGCACGAAATGCAGGCCGAGCGGCGAATCGAAGAAGCTGCGCATCGCGCTGCCTTCGCGCAGTTTGCCCAAAAAGCCCGAAGCGTCGGGCAACACGCCGATTACCGAGTAGGGTTCGCCCAAATCGAAGTATTTAGAAAGCCGCTGCTCGACGGCCGCCTTGGGGGCGAGAGTGAAGATAAAGAGAAAGCTCAGGAAACCGGCAAACGCAAGGGCGGTCGTATAGACTTTGCGCCTGGTCAAGAATGCCTGCGCTTTGGGCTTCATGCCTGGCCGAGCTCGCGGATGCGCGCTTCGAGATTATTCAGAAGATACTGATTTTCGAGATTCTGCCTGAACTTGCCGATCAGGCCCTTGATGTCGTCTCGCATCGCTTCGGCGTTCCACGGTTTTTCGATGTAGCGGTTTAGCCCGCCCTCGTTGATGGCTTTGATAGCAGAATCGAGGCCCGCATGGCCGGTGAGCAGAATTTTCATCGTATCGGGTAAGACACTGTGCACACGTTTCAGAAATTCATCACCTTTCATCGTGGGCATCATCTGGTCGGTGATGATGAGTTCGATTATTTCGTTTTCTGAGCGCGCCGCTTCAACGAAGGCAAGGGCTTCTTCACCCGAGGTGGCGGTAACGACGTCATGCGTCGCAATAAAATCGGCGAGCAGCTGCTCTTTCAAGGTCGAGAGCACACCCGGCTCGTCGTCGACGCAGAGTATAATTCCCTTTCGGTTCGTTACTGACATTTGGCCCTCACAGTTCTTTGATGTAGCTCAGCTTTGCCCTGACATACTTTTCTTTACGTATCTGCGTCCGCAAGTTTTTAATCGAATTCAGGGGAATCATGACCACAAACTGGTTGGCGACCGCAGAGGGTATAATGCCGCCTGGGTCGGTGTGGCCAATCATCTGAATGTGTACCTTGCCGCCTGGTTTAGGGGTCAGCACCCAACGACCGCGGGTTTCTTTGACGCGTTCATATTTTGAGTCAACCGGCAGATAATCGGGTCGACCGGTTGCCACGAGCGTCACAACTTTAGTTTTCGGGTCTTGGTAGAGTTTGCCGTGCGATATGGCTTCACGGTTCTTGAGCGGAAAAGGCGACGCCGTGATGGTACGCGTAATCGATTCTGTCGGGCTCATCTCTTTTAACATTCGCGCTTCAGCGCAGCGGTCGACCCACTGCGGCATGTCGGCAACACTCATGATCGTCGCCACGACCTGCGTCAGCGTGGCATCGACTTCAGTTTCGACTTTATATTCTTTGAAGTTCGAGGTTGAGACAACACGTGTGTAGGCAGTCACGCCATCGGCTGATTTGGCGAATTTCCAGCCATCGGCTGACAATGAAACGGTAATGGTCAGTAAGAAAAAAACGAAACGCATGCCTTGCCCCTTAAGGTTGTGTATAGTTTTCGAGCAGAATATAAGCGATGCCTAGATAAGGTACTTCGGTCCAGATTTTCACGGGAACGAAGTCTGCGTCTGCCGTTATCCACATTTCAATCTGCGACTGCGTGTTAAAGAACATATTGCTGCCCGCCTGCGTCTTGTTGTTCACGTCATCGACGAGCATCGAGCGCACGTGAATAATTTCACGTTTGCCGAAAAATGGCACGTCGGTGCGCGTTTCCCTGGCGAGCACTTTGAGCACGAGGCTGCGCCGCGCCCCGGCTGGCAGAACGGGCACGCGCAAGACCTCACCGACCCGGGGTACCCGCCCGGTGCTGCGCACGTAATAAAACGCGCCCAGCAGGTCTTGATAACCGCCTTTGGTGCTCACGTCATAGTTCTCTTTCCACTCGCCTTTGAGTTCTTTTGTATGCGGATAACTATGTTCCTGAAACTTCTTTTCGTTCTTGTCGACATTCACCGTGTCTTTTCCAAAGCGAAACTTGCGGCGTTGGTAGGCATCACCCTGATACGCCT
The sequence above is a segment of the Turneriella parva DSM 21527 genome. Coding sequences within it:
- a CDS encoding response regulator; amino-acid sequence: MSVTNRKGIILCVDDEPGVLSTLKEQLLADFIATHDVVTATSGEEALAFVEAARSENEIIELIITDQMMPTMKGDEFLKRVHSVLPDTMKILLTGHAGLDSAIKAINEGGLNRYIEKPWNAEAMRDDIKGLIGKFRQNLENQYLLNNLEARIRELGQA
- a CDS encoding START domain-containing protein, whose product is MRFVFFLLTITVSLSADGWKFAKSADGVTAYTRVVSTSNFKEYKVETEVDATLTQVVATIMSVADMPQWVDRCAEARMLKEMSPTESITRTITASPFPLKNREAISHGKLYQDPKTKVVTLVATGRPDYLPVDSKYERVKETRGRWVLTPKPGGKVHIQMIGHTDPGGIIPSAVANQFVVMIPLNSIKNLRTQIRKEKYVRAKLSYIKEL
- a CDS encoding DUF3108 domain-containing protein, giving the protein MHFSPARAMLVALVTGASALHGQKLPNFYNETMNFRIEWKGIRAGDVTLRTRTEGDKHITVNARVNSLETVHGIYYVQGAFATKWNHMSRLPVIAFEEAYQGDAYQRRKFRFGKDTVNVDKNEKKFQEHSYPHTKELKGEWKENYDVSTKGGYQDLLGAFYYVRSTGRVPRVGEVLRVPVLPAGARRSLVLKVLARETRTDVPFFGKREIIHVRSMLVDDVNNKTQAGSNMFFNTQSQIEMWITADADFVPVKIWTEVPYLGIAYILLENYTQP